One genomic window of Monodelphis domestica isolate mMonDom1 chromosome 1, mMonDom1.pri, whole genome shotgun sequence includes the following:
- the NFATC4 gene encoding nuclear factor of activated T-cells, cytoplasmic 4 has product MGAASCEDEELEFKLVFGEEKEAPPLGPGGPGPGEELDTEDSPSCCSLALGEPPPYGASPIGIPRPPPPRPGMHSPPPRPAPPPGTWESQPARLVRLGGPAGGPGGSGGGRILECPSIRITSISPTPEPPPSLEDTPDNWGDGSPRDYPPPDGFGGYREAGGTGSGGSFFSPSPGSSSLSSWSFFSDASDEAALYAACDEVESELNEAASRFGLGSPLPSPRASPRPWTPDDPWGVYGPSPGARGPEDSWLLLSAPGPAPASPRPASPCGKRRYSSSGTPSSASPALSRRGSLGDEGPEPPPPPPPPLARDPGSPGPFDYVGATPAESIPQKTRRTSSEQAVALPRPEEPTPCNGKPVPGGEEAVVPPGPPRKDVPGMDYLAVPSPLSWSKARIGGHSPIFRASALPPLDWPLPSQFEQLELRIEVQPRAHHRAHYETEGSRGAVKATPGGHPVVKLLGYNEKPLTLQMFIGTADERNLRPHAFYQVHRITGKMVATASYEAVVSGTKVLEMTLLPENNMAANIDCAGILKLRNSDIELRKGETDIGRKNTRVRLVFRVHVPQGGGKVVSVQVASVPIECSQRSAQELPQVEAYNLSACSVRGGEELVLSGANFLPDSKVVFIERGPDGKLQWEEEATVNRLKSNEVTLTLAVPEYSNKRVSRPVQVYFYVSNGRRKRSPTQSFKFLPVIFKEEPIPDSSLRGFPSAPGPPFGTDMDFSPPRAPYSSYPPDDPSYEPPYLSEGFNFGTPPLYPQTGPPSYRPGLRLFPEPSGSPGCPRPPPPTSFLPRPFPADPYGGGGAPFSMGLPFPPPAAYRPPLPNSPPPEGPFSPQGAHPAAEGYGEVGSGYGTGEGAPEQEKERGSFGSGFRESVPIQGITLEEVSEIIGRDLSGFPVPPGEEPPA; this is encoded by the exons ATGGGGGCTGCGAGCTGCGAGGATGAGGAGCTGGAATTTAAACTGGTGTTCGGGGAGGAGAAGGAGGCCCCCCCATTGGGGCCTGGGGGGCCTGGGCCTGGGGAAG AGCTGGACACAGAAGACTCCCCTTCCTGCTGCAGTCTGGCCCTGGGTGAACCTCCTCCCTATGGGGCCTCCCCTATTGGCATACCTAGGCCCCCACCCCCTCGGCCAGGCATGCACTCCCCACCCCCTCGGCCTGCACCGCCGCCTGGTACTTGGGAGAGTCAGCCAGCCCGATTGGTGAGGCTGGGGGGACCTGCTGGGGGACCTGGTGGGTCTGGAGGGGGTAGAATCTTGGAGTGCCCGAGCATTCGAATCACCTCAATCTCCCCCACACCTGAACCTCCACCCTCACTAGAGGACACACCAGACAACTGGGGAGATGGTTCTCCCCGTGATTATCCACCACCTGATGGCTTTGGAGGCTATCGAGAGGCTGGGGGTACTGGCAGTGGAGGCTCCTTCTTTAGTCCCAGTCCTGGTAGCAGTAGTTTGTCCTCTTGGAGTTTCTTCTCAGATGCCTCTGATGAGGCAGCCCTCTATGCTGCCTGTGATGAAGTAGAGTCAGAACTGAATGAGGCAGCTTCAAGATTTGGTCTGGGGTCCCCACTGCCCTCCCCAAGGGCCTCCCCTCGGCCTTGGACCCCTGATGACCCCTGGGGTGTATATGGGCCCAGCCCTGGAGCCCGGGGGCCTGAGGACAGCTGGCTGCTCCTTAgtgccccaggcccagccccagctTCTCCCCGACCAGCCTCCCCTTGTGGTAAAAGGCGTTATTCCAGCTCTGGCACGCCATCCTCAGCTTCCCCTGCCCTCTCCCGGCGGGGAAGTCTGGGGGATGAAGGGCCTGAGCctcctcccccaccaccaccacctctggCCCGGGACCCAGGCTCTCCTGGCCCCTTCGACTATGTAGGGGCCACACCAGCTGAGAGCATCCCCCAGAAGACCCGGCGGACATCTAGTGAACAGGCAGTGGCATTACCCCGGCCAGAAGAGCCTACTCCGTGCAATGGGAAACCCGTGCCAGGTGGGGAGGAAGCTGTGGTCCCTCCTGGACCTCCTCGAAAAGATGTACCTGGCATGGACTACCTGGCTGTGCCCTCCCCACTGTCCTGGTCCAAGGCCCGTATTGGGGGACATAGCCCCATCTTCAG GGCCTCAGCACTACCCCCACTGGACTGGCCCCTGCCTAGCCAGTTTGAACAGTTGGAGCTGAGAATCGAGGTGCAACCCAGAGCCCATCATCGTGCCCACTACGAGACTGAGGGCAGCAGAGGTGCTGTCAAAGCTACACCAGGGGGGCACCCTGTGGTCAAG CTCCTAGGCTACAATGAGAAGCCGCTAACGCTGCAGATGTTCATTGGTACGGCAGATGAACGGAACTTGAGGCCCCATGCTTTCTACCAAGTTCATCGCATCACTGGCAAGATGGTGGCCACAGCCAGCTACGAGGCAGTGGTCAGTGGTACCAAGGTGCTAGAGATGACTCTGCTCCCTGAGAACAACATGGCAGCCAA CATTGACTGCGCTGGAATCTTGAAACTTCGGAACTCGGACATAGAGCTGCGCAAGGGGGAGACGGACATCGGTCGCAAGAATACGAGGGTTCGCCTAGTGTTTCGAGTACACGTGCCACAGGGTGGCGGGAAGGTTGTGTCGGTGCAAGTGGCTTCGGTGCCCATTGAGTGCT CCCAGCGTTCAGCACAGGAGCTCCCTCAGGTAGAAGCCTACAACCTGAGTGCTTGTTCTGTTCGAGGGGGTGAGGAACTGGTGTTGTCAGGAGCCAACTTTTTGCCCGACTCCAAGGTGGTCTTCATTGAGAGAGGCCCTG ATGGAAAGCTGCAGTGGGAGGAGGAGGCCACAGTGAACAGGCTGAAAAGCAATGAG GTGACGTTGACCCTGGCGGTGCCCGAGTACAGCAACAAACGGGTGTCCCGACCCGTCCAGGTCTATTTCTATGTCTCCAATGGAAGGAGGAAACGAAGTCCCACACAGAGCTTCAAGTTCCTGCCTG TGATCTTCAAAGAGGAGCCAATTCCAGATTCGTCACTCCGCGGCTTTCCTTCAGCTCCCGGGCCCCCGTTTGGTACCGACATGGACTTCTCACCACCCAGAGCCCCCTATTCTTCTTATCCGCCTGATGATCCCTCCTATGAGCCCCCTTATTTGTCAGAGGGGTTCAACTTTGGGACACCGCCCCTGTACCCCCAGACGGGCCCTCCTTCGTACAGGCCTGGCCTGAGGCTGTTTCCAGAGCCTAGTGGGAGTCCTGGCTGCCCCCGACCTCCTCCCCCTACCAGCTTTCTCCCTCGACCTTTCCCTGCTGACCCCTATGGAGGAGGTGGGGCACCCTTCTCCATGGGGCTGCCTTTCCCACCACCAGCTGCCTACCGACCCCCTCTGCCAAACTCTCCCCCACCCGAGGGGCCCTTCTCACCCCAGGGTGCCCACCCTGCTGCTGAGGGGTATGGCGAGGTGGGGTCAGGATATGGCACAGGGGAGGGAGCCCCAgaacaggagaaagagagaggcagctTTGGCAGTGGCTTCCGAGAGAGCGTCCCCATCCAGGGCATCACACTGGAAGAAG TGAGTGAGATCATTGGCCGAGACCTGAGTGGTTTTCCTGTGCCCCCTGGAGAAGAGCCTCCTGCCTGA